In a single window of the Hydrogenobaculum sp. 3684 genome:
- the folK gene encoding 2-amino-4-hydroxy-6-hydroxymethyldihydropteridine diphosphokinase — translation MNVVYLGIGSNLGDRISYLIKALDRLKEISYVEKISFVYESLPFGMENQPKFLNFVAKIQTNLGDFELLKTIKQIEKDLGRQERPRWYPREIDIDILLFNKNIILTKPLEVPHPYLLERDFFYYPLLEIDPEVYHPLKRAKLKDINTKPINRLEFFSGLYI, via the coding sequence ATGAATGTCGTATACCTTGGTATAGGAAGCAACTTGGGTGATAGAATTTCTTATCTAATAAAAGCCTTAGACAGGTTAAAAGAGATATCTTATGTAGAAAAAATATCTTTTGTGTATGAAAGTTTGCCCTTTGGTATGGAAAATCAGCCAAAATTTTTAAACTTTGTAGCAAAAATCCAAACTAATTTAGGTGATTTTGAGCTTTTAAAAACTATAAAACAAATAGAAAAAGATTTAGGAAGACAAGAAAGACCAAGATGGTATCCAAGAGAAATAGATATAGATATATTACTTTTCAATAAGAACATCATACTCACGAAACCTTTAGAAGTTCCGCATCCATATCTTTTAGAAAGAGATTTTTTTTATTATCCTCTGTTGGAAATAGACCCTGAGGTGTATCATCCATTAAAAAGGGCAAAGCTAAAAGATATAAACACAAAACCTATAAACAGGTTGGAGTTTTTCTCTGGACTTTATATATAA
- a CDS encoding amidohydrolase: protein MFDILIKNAHLDGAVLDIGIKDGIIKSIKQNIEEPAKETINAKDKIVMSAFCNMHTHAAMSLLKGIGQDLTLMDWLQKVIWPLESKFVSKEFVKDGTLLAAAKMIRGGTTFFLDMYFFEEEVASVVEEVGIRAGIGFGILDFPTKVASTPKEYLERAKYFLETFRSHKSVIPVLCPHSVYTCSKDTLQKSLELAKEFDAYIHMHISETRKEVEGILEKYSKHPLEYLDEIGILSDKFIGAHAVHLNEDEVSIASQRKITVVHCPDSNLKLGSGIAPIWEYVKKGVKVALGTDGEASNDNLSMLEEMSIMAKLQKGYFEDSTAMPVNTAIDIATKNGFEAFNIKAGIIKEGYDADILIINPSEDISNIPIYNEKALLLYSLNESSVETTIARGKVLYHKGEFRTIDIEKLKFNVNRWKEKIQSALV, encoded by the coding sequence ATGTTTGACATACTTATAAAAAACGCTCACTTAGATGGCGCTGTTTTAGATATTGGTATAAAAGATGGTATTATTAAAAGCATAAAACAAAACATAGAAGAACCAGCAAAAGAAACTATAAACGCAAAAGATAAGATCGTTATGAGCGCTTTTTGTAACATGCACACCCATGCAGCCATGAGCCTTTTAAAAGGTATCGGTCAAGATCTCACGCTCATGGATTGGCTTCAAAAAGTTATATGGCCTTTAGAATCAAAATTTGTATCAAAAGAGTTTGTAAAAGATGGTACACTGTTGGCTGCTGCAAAGATGATAAGAGGGGGCACCACATTTTTTCTTGATATGTATTTTTTTGAAGAAGAAGTGGCCAGTGTGGTAGAAGAAGTTGGTATAAGGGCTGGTATTGGTTTTGGGATACTTGATTTTCCAACAAAAGTTGCCTCTACTCCAAAAGAATACCTCGAAAGAGCAAAATATTTTTTAGAAACCTTTAGATCTCATAAGTCTGTTATACCGGTTTTGTGCCCTCACAGTGTTTATACCTGTTCTAAAGATACCCTTCAAAAATCCCTTGAGCTAGCAAAAGAGTTTGACGCTTATATACATATGCACATATCTGAAACCAGAAAAGAAGTAGAAGGAATATTGGAAAAATATTCAAAACATCCGTTAGAATATTTAGATGAAATAGGTATATTGTCTGATAAGTTTATAGGAGCCCATGCTGTGCACCTCAATGAAGACGAAGTATCTATAGCTTCTCAAAGGAAGATAACAGTAGTTCATTGTCCAGATAGCAATCTAAAGCTTGGATCTGGCATAGCGCCTATTTGGGAGTATGTTAAAAAAGGTGTCAAAGTAGCTCTTGGTACAGACGGGGAAGCTTCTAACGATAACCTTTCTATGTTGGAGGAGATGTCTATTATGGCTAAACTTCAAAAAGGTTATTTCGAGGATTCAACCGCTATGCCTGTAAACACCGCCATAGATATAGCTACCAAAAATGGTTTTGAGGCTTTTAATATAAAAGCTGGTATTATAAAAGAAGGTTATGACGCTGATATACTTATAATAAACCCAAGCGAAGATATATCAAATATCCCTATTTACAATGAGAAAGCACTACTTCTTTACTCTTTAAACGAAAGTTCGGTAGAAACTACTATAGCAAGGGGCAAAGTGTTGTATCATAAAGGGGAGTTTAGGACTATAGACATAGAAAAACTCAAATTCAACGTAAATCGCTGGAAAGAAAAAATCCAAAGCGCTTTGGTATGA
- the ribE gene encoding 6,7-dimethyl-8-ribityllumazine synthase gives MIIEGSFLGEGLRIGIVASRFNSTLVDRLIEGSYDALKRHGVKETDIMLVRVPGAWELPLACKKLAKKDVDGVLALGVLIRGQTPHFDYIAAEVSKGLAVISLELEKPIAFGVITADSIEQAIERSGTKQGNKGFEAAMALIETINVLRNL, from the coding sequence ATGATTATAGAAGGCTCTTTTTTAGGTGAAGGTTTAAGGATAGGTATAGTAGCTTCTAGGTTTAATTCAACCCTTGTAGATAGGCTTATAGAGGGCTCTTACGATGCTCTAAAAAGACACGGGGTAAAAGAAACAGATATAATGCTGGTAAGAGTACCAGGAGCATGGGAATTGCCTTTAGCCTGTAAAAAGCTTGCAAAAAAAGATGTAGATGGTGTTTTGGCTCTTGGAGTGCTCATAAGAGGTCAGACGCCTCATTTTGACTATATAGCCGCAGAAGTATCTAAGGGTTTGGCAGTTATATCCTTAGAACTTGAAAAGCCTATAGCTTTTGGTGTGATAACAGCAGACAGCATAGAGCAAGCTATAGAGCGCTCTGGTACTAAACAAGGCAACAAGGGTTTTGAAGCGGCAATGGCTTTAATAGAGACTATAAACGTTTTAAGAAACCTTTGA